A single region of the Triticum dicoccoides isolate Atlit2015 ecotype Zavitan chromosome 2B, WEW_v2.0, whole genome shotgun sequence genome encodes:
- the LOC119366622 gene encoding uncharacterized protein LOC119366622, with amino-acid sequence MNAVEVQVLRNQVNEKSNRPKLKDEVHRLNGISRNGQPLKKLQERDIYYVEDFLKAINKDKENIRNDCFNIKKDNKRWEATVKHAKECHLEGNCMLKLYRVDGENVELFFNCIHSLVGAKFNSYYVPTDKFSLAQEVQVDLLKKNAYDELAGIEFSYEMKEGGPMPLSTTTNRVIAGEVSVSLTGTKGPHPQGGMIVRPSTSEPNLPEPDSANGYEGNPESRQIIHDYLQVVADVGAQFSDILPREEVYGGGHCLGATQNRWDTINVDGGFSELPDLDISELENHGSLGLPGMSWQWPDSNCFLGDNSMEASSSTQINLLRVPFL; translated from the exons ATGAATGCTGTCGAGGTGCAGGTTCTGCGAAACCAAG TAAATGAAAAGAGTAACCGTCCAAAGCTGAAAGATGAAGTACACCGTTTGAACGGAATTTCAAGAAATGGGCAGCCCTTGAAGAAGCTTCAAGAGAGAGACATCTACTATGTGGAAGACTTCCTAAAGGCTATTAATAAGGATAAAGAAAACATCCGCAAT GACTGTTTCAACATAAAGAAGGACAACAAGCGTTGGGAAGCCACAGTTAAACATGCCAAGGAGTGTCACCTGGAAGGCAATTGCATGCTGAAATTATATAGGGTTGATGGCGAAAATGTTGAGCTGTTCTTTAATTGCATACATAGTCTTGTTGGAGCAAAGTTTAATAGTTACTATGTACCAACTGACAAGTTTAGTTTGGCTCAGGAG GTTCAAGTGGATCTGTTGAAAAAAAATGCATATGATGAACTGGCTGGTATTGAATTTAGCTACGAAATGAAAGAAGGTGGCCCCATGCCTTTGTCTACAACTACAAACAGAGTTATTGCTGGCGAGGTATCTGTTTCCTTGACAGGCACTAAAGGACCACATCCTCAAG GTGGAATGATTGTTCGACCAAGCACATCAGAACCAAATCTTCCTGAACCAGACAGCGCAAATGGCTATGAAG GTAATCCAGAAAGTAGGCAGATTATTCACGATTACCTACAAGTTGTTGCTGATGTAGGGGCCCAATTTTCTGATATCCTCCCACGTGAG GAAGTTTATGGAGGTGGTCACTGCCTTGGAGCAACTCAAAATAGATGGGACACTATCAATGTTGACGGCGGCTTTTCTGAACTACCTGATCTCGACATTTCTGAACTAGAAAATCATG GGTCTCTAGGGTTGCCGGGAATGAGTTGGCAGTGGCCGGATTCAAACTGCTTTCTAGGTGATAACTCTATGGAAGCATCTTCTTCTACTCAAATCAACCTCCTACGAGTTCCATTTCTTTAG